A stretch of Spirosoma oryzicola DNA encodes these proteins:
- a CDS encoding glycosyltransferase family 4 protein gives MTTHRNDSTIWAHNPKNVAFIGDYLPRQCGIATFTSDLYKSYNTFIPDSRAMVVSVNDTLDGYDYPSEVRYDFYQHDQEAYRKAAEFLNSKDTEVVCLQHEYGIFGGPAGSYILTLLRNLTMPVVTTFHTILKNPNEEQLLVLKSIADLSSRVICMSEKGRDFLINIYEVPEEKIDLVPHGIPDMPFVDPHFYKDRFGMEGKQTLLTFGLLSPNKGLENVIRALPRIVERFPNVVYMVLGATHPHLIRHEGEAYRDSLVKLAEDCGVSENVRFYNEFVELDDLLEYLGAADIYITPYLNPAQITSGTLSYAFGCGKAVVSTPYWHAEELLAEGRGTLVPFGDSEAIADQIINLLADEPARHAMRKKAYMMGRDMIWERAIQEYARSFAQARQERMSTINNQTPYDMGGNGSAAFKLPTLRLDHLFRLTDSTGIVQHARYHLPYYEEGYCTDDNARALILSIMVQEAGLGDRTLSQAADNYCAFLNHAYTEDHRRFRNFMSYDRRWLEDVGSDDSTGRTIWALGVCIGRSTDRNTITWAMSLMEKVLPSIAEMTSPRAWAFALLGIYEYQKCFNDDRLAKKIQRQLLDKLAFRYTETATPDWPWFENTLSYDNAVLAHVMIRSGEERLVEIGLRSLRWLTNLQTSERGHFQPIGSNGFYTKGQTRAYFDQQPLEAQSTVAACLAAFELTGDDQWHRTAIRIFKWFTGLNDLGLSIYDQQTGGCRDGLHIDRVNQNQGAESTLSYLLALADLYNTQKRRTATKSVDVTISSLVNG, from the coding sequence ATGACAACGCATAGAAACGACTCAACGATATGGGCGCACAATCCTAAAAATGTAGCATTCATTGGCGATTATCTTCCTCGTCAGTGTGGTATTGCTACGTTTACATCTGATTTATACAAATCGTACAATACATTCATTCCCGATTCGCGGGCAATGGTTGTTTCCGTGAATGATACGCTTGATGGGTATGATTACCCAAGCGAGGTTCGCTACGATTTCTATCAGCATGATCAGGAAGCGTATCGTAAAGCCGCCGAATTCTTGAATTCGAAGGATACAGAAGTGGTTTGCTTGCAACATGAGTACGGAATTTTTGGCGGTCCAGCTGGTAGTTACATATTGACATTGCTCCGGAACCTCACAATGCCCGTTGTGACAACATTCCATACCATTCTTAAAAATCCGAATGAAGAACAGTTACTAGTTCTTAAGAGTATTGCGGACCTCTCGTCGCGAGTAATCTGCATGTCAGAGAAAGGCCGCGATTTTCTGATCAATATTTACGAAGTACCGGAAGAAAAAATAGATCTGGTGCCACATGGTATTCCCGATATGCCGTTTGTCGATCCTCATTTCTACAAGGATCGTTTCGGTATGGAAGGAAAACAGACGTTACTTACTTTTGGCTTATTGTCGCCAAATAAGGGTCTCGAAAATGTAATCCGCGCTCTGCCACGGATTGTAGAGCGGTTCCCGAACGTAGTGTATATGGTACTCGGTGCGACGCATCCGCACCTGATCCGCCACGAAGGGGAAGCGTATCGAGATAGTCTGGTAAAATTGGCAGAAGACTGTGGCGTTAGCGAGAACGTGCGTTTCTACAATGAATTTGTCGAACTGGACGATCTTCTAGAATACCTTGGCGCAGCCGATATTTACATTACACCCTATCTGAATCCGGCTCAGATAACGTCTGGAACGCTATCGTACGCCTTTGGCTGTGGCAAAGCGGTTGTATCGACTCCCTACTGGCATGCAGAGGAGTTGCTGGCGGAGGGGCGGGGTACGCTTGTGCCTTTCGGCGATTCGGAAGCAATTGCCGACCAGATCATTAATTTGCTCGCCGACGAACCAGCGCGTCATGCCATGCGGAAAAAGGCTTACATGATGGGTCGTGACATGATCTGGGAGCGGGCTATTCAGGAGTATGCCAGATCGTTTGCCCAAGCTCGTCAGGAGCGTATGAGCACTATCAATAACCAAACGCCGTATGATATGGGTGGGAACGGTAGTGCTGCCTTCAAACTTCCGACACTTCGGCTTGATCACTTATTCCGCTTGACCGACTCGACTGGTATTGTTCAGCACGCCCGTTATCATTTGCCATACTACGAAGAAGGTTATTGCACCGACGACAACGCGCGGGCACTTATCTTGTCCATCATGGTTCAGGAAGCGGGCTTAGGCGACCGTACATTAAGTCAGGCGGCTGACAATTACTGCGCGTTCTTGAATCACGCCTACACGGAAGATCACCGGCGGTTCCGCAACTTCATGAGCTACGACCGTCGCTGGCTGGAGGATGTAGGCTCTGACGATAGTACAGGGCGGACCATATGGGCGCTGGGCGTGTGTATTGGCCGGTCAACGGACCGAAACACGATCACCTGGGCAATGAGTCTGATGGAAAAAGTGCTTCCCAGTATCGCTGAGATGACTTCGCCGAGAGCCTGGGCCTTTGCCTTACTGGGTATCTACGAGTATCAGAAATGTTTTAATGATGACCGTTTGGCCAAGAAAATTCAGCGGCAATTGCTTGATAAACTGGCATTCCGGTATACCGAAACGGCAACACCAGACTGGCCTTGGTTTGAAAATACCTTATCGTATGATAACGCGGTACTTGCTCATGTGATGATCCGCTCCGGCGAAGAACGGTTAGTAGAGATAGGCTTGCGTTCGTTGCGCTGGCTGACCAACCTACAAACTTCAGAACGGGGACATTTTCAGCCAATTGGCTCCAACGGATTTTATACAAAAGGCCAGACCCGTGCTTATTTTGACCAGCAGCCACTGGAAGCGCAGAGTACTGTTGCCGCCTGTCTGGCAGCTTTTGAACTAACCGGCGACGACCAATGGCATCGGACTGCCATCCGGATCTTCAAGTGGTTCACCGGTTTGAACGATTTGGGACTGTCGATTTATGATCAGCAGACCGGCGGTTGCCGTGATGGATTGCACATCGACCGCGTGAATCAGAACCAGGGTGCGGAATCGACGCTATCGTATCTCTTGGCTTTGGCGGACTTATACAACACTCAGAAAAGACGTACAGCCACAAAATCAGTTGACGTAACTATTTCATCACTGGTCAACGGATAA
- a CDS encoding SusC/RagA family TonB-linked outer membrane protein — protein sequence MRKLLIAQLMLCFLSLPLLAQDIAVTGKVTSTEDGSQLPGVNVAIKGTSRGTSTNASGDYQLNAPAGSTLVFSFIGFITQEVKVGNQSTINVSMVSDAAQLQEVVVTALGIKRDAKSISFATQQVNAENLTVTRQPDAGNALAGKVAGLQVLSQAGAKLGSGAVVRIRGAASLVDKNPLYVIDGTPLSSDSGTPGSLDINSDDIENVSVLKGPNATALYGQRGDAGVIVITTKKGLNRKGIGVDINSTTTFEQVNIIPKYQNEYGGGGEPEWRTYTWASGNPVEWKALDGKRYHDYSDDASWGPRIDGGEYIPWYAWYPNSPYSFKTANYTAQPNNVRQYYNTGRTFNNSISLRGGGTGYNLRLSYTNLDQTGVIPNTALRRNYITASSTFDLGQHLTAGVNLNFTTERLQGDFNDGYGNYSGAGSFNQWFHRDLDMGIIKELRDLRTPIGALASWNHTNPTSTTNFNSTTFNKGNYWYNWYSYQDNINNVANRDRLFGDVNLTYKFNDHFRAQGWLRRNQRNSNNENKTPTIIETSGAQTGQKATYQTGQTLDREDNYEFLTTYDNRFGDFDLSANVGGNIRDNTFTTVTLSTNGGLFVPDLFTIGNSLQAFTQTNNRYRKTVRSVYGRASLGWRSLVYLEVTGRNDWSSALPANNNSYFYPSVGGSFVFSELTRESLPFLSFGKLRGSWAQVGSDLNPYQLSLNYAVDQAKYNGTNSLMTTPNLLPNAGIIPSLSSAYEAGVDLRFLKSRVGLAFTYYHENKINEILNVDVTSVSGFTQKVINAGRIERDGIELQLDGKPVVGKDFNWDMTLNFAVNTSRIISLAPGVNSIQATSATPFGQTAQSYNTNDAFNFAYIIHSTGVDNGGNNRWGQLRGNGIVYKDGQPVVNADGTYQFATNQYFGSVLPSFTGGFVNNLRYKDLTLAFSIDYQKGGKYFSLSNFWGTYSGLYAETAATNDKGKNVRDDVAQGGGVHVKGVNANGEAVDTYVAAYDYYHQFGNNSIIDQSVFDASYVKLREVSIGYRLPIKANKFVQSINLAVVARNPWLIYATNRNIDPSELSQRFGENGQQPGTRSLGFNIRLGL from the coding sequence ATGAGAAAACTTCTAATTGCACAGCTCATGCTGTGCTTTCTCAGTTTACCGTTGCTGGCTCAGGACATAGCTGTCACCGGTAAGGTTACGTCAACAGAAGATGGCTCTCAGCTACCTGGTGTAAACGTTGCCATCAAAGGAACATCGCGCGGAACCAGCACAAACGCAAGCGGTGATTATCAACTCAATGCACCAGCGGGGTCGACGCTGGTTTTCAGCTTCATCGGCTTCATCACACAAGAGGTTAAAGTAGGCAATCAGTCTACTATCAACGTAAGTATGGTATCTGATGCCGCCCAACTCCAGGAAGTGGTGGTAACAGCGCTGGGCATTAAGCGGGATGCTAAGTCGATTTCGTTTGCCACCCAGCAGGTCAATGCCGAAAACCTGACTGTTACTCGTCAGCCCGACGCGGGTAATGCGTTAGCTGGTAAAGTGGCAGGTTTACAGGTGCTTAGCCAGGCAGGTGCAAAGCTTGGATCAGGAGCGGTCGTGCGTATTCGCGGAGCGGCTTCATTGGTCGATAAAAACCCATTGTATGTAATCGATGGTACACCATTATCAAGCGATAGTGGTACACCTGGATCGTTGGACATCAACTCGGATGATATTGAGAATGTATCCGTTCTTAAAGGACCGAACGCAACGGCACTGTACGGCCAGCGTGGCGACGCAGGGGTTATTGTCATTACAACCAAGAAAGGGCTGAATCGTAAGGGAATCGGGGTTGACATCAACAGTACAACGACGTTTGAGCAGGTTAACATCATCCCGAAATACCAAAATGAATACGGTGGCGGTGGCGAGCCCGAATGGCGTACCTACACCTGGGCTTCGGGTAACCCAGTAGAGTGGAAGGCACTTGACGGAAAGCGGTACCATGATTATTCAGATGATGCATCCTGGGGGCCACGCATTGATGGTGGCGAATATATCCCCTGGTACGCGTGGTATCCTAATAGCCCATACTCGTTCAAGACAGCGAACTATACGGCTCAGCCCAACAACGTTCGTCAGTACTACAATACGGGTAGAACGTTTAATAACAGCATTAGCCTGAGAGGTGGTGGCACAGGCTATAACCTGCGCTTGTCGTATACGAATCTTGATCAGACGGGGGTGATACCAAACACTGCGTTGAGACGTAACTACATCACCGCATCAAGCACGTTCGATTTAGGGCAACACTTGACAGCAGGTGTCAACCTGAACTTTACAACGGAGCGTCTACAGGGTGACTTCAACGACGGATACGGTAACTATTCAGGAGCTGGTTCCTTCAACCAGTGGTTCCATCGTGATCTGGACATGGGCATCATCAAGGAGCTACGTGACCTCAGAACGCCTATTGGAGCGCTGGCTAGCTGGAACCATACAAATCCAACGTCTACGACCAATTTTAACTCGACTACGTTCAATAAGGGCAACTATTGGTACAACTGGTACTCTTATCAGGACAACATCAACAACGTAGCTAACCGAGATCGTTTGTTTGGAGATGTGAACTTGACCTATAAGTTCAACGACCATTTCCGGGCTCAGGGCTGGTTACGCCGAAATCAGCGTAACTCGAATAATGAGAACAAAACGCCGACAATTATTGAAACCAGTGGTGCTCAAACGGGTCAGAAGGCTACCTATCAAACAGGTCAGACGCTTGACCGGGAAGATAACTACGAGTTCTTGACTACTTATGACAACCGCTTTGGCGATTTTGATTTAAGCGCTAACGTAGGGGGAAATATTCGGGACAATACGTTTACGACGGTTACGCTGTCAACAAACGGCGGATTGTTCGTACCTGATCTATTCACGATTGGTAACTCGTTGCAGGCATTTACGCAAACCAATAACCGGTATCGCAAAACGGTCCGTAGTGTATATGGACGGGCTTCGTTGGGATGGCGTAGTTTGGTGTATCTGGAAGTAACGGGCCGTAATGACTGGAGTTCCGCGTTACCCGCTAACAACAACTCCTATTTCTACCCATCGGTGGGCGGTAGCTTTGTATTCTCTGAACTTACTCGTGAGTCTCTGCCCTTTCTATCGTTTGGTAAATTGCGGGGTAGCTGGGCGCAGGTTGGTTCCGATTTGAACCCGTACCAGCTTTCGTTGAACTACGCTGTCGATCAGGCCAAGTACAACGGTACCAACAGCTTGATGACAACGCCTAACTTGTTGCCGAACGCTGGAATTATTCCATCGTTATCGTCAGCCTACGAAGCAGGTGTTGATTTACGGTTCCTGAAAAGCCGCGTTGGCTTAGCGTTCACGTACTATCACGAGAACAAGATCAACGAAATCTTGAACGTTGATGTAACGTCGGTCAGTGGTTTTACGCAAAAGGTAATTAACGCTGGTCGAATTGAGCGGGATGGTATTGAACTTCAGCTGGACGGAAAACCCGTTGTTGGTAAGGATTTCAACTGGGACATGACGCTGAACTTTGCCGTGAATACATCACGTATCATCAGCCTGGCGCCGGGTGTAAATTCCATCCAGGCAACGTCGGCTACGCCGTTTGGCCAGACGGCTCAATCGTATAACACAAACGATGCGTTTAACTTTGCGTATATCATTCACTCGACAGGTGTTGATAATGGTGGTAATAACCGTTGGGGGCAGTTGCGTGGTAATGGTATCGTTTACAAAGATGGTCAGCCTGTGGTGAATGCAGATGGTACGTATCAGTTTGCTACGAACCAGTATTTCGGCTCTGTTCTGCCTTCGTTTACGGGTGGTTTCGTGAACAACCTGCGCTACAAGGATCTAACCCTTGCCTTCAGCATCGATTACCAGAAAGGTGGTAAATATTTCTCGTTGTCGAACTTCTGGGGAACTTACTCGGGTCTGTACGCTGAAACAGCGGCTACCAACGACAAAGGAAAGAATGTTCGTGACGACGTAGCTCAGGGTGGTGGTGTGCATGTAAAAGGGGTAAATGCAAACGGAGAAGCCGTTGATACGTATGTTGCCGCTTACGATTACTACCACCAGTTTGGTAACAACTCGATTATCGACCAGTCAGTATTTGACGCTTCTTACGTTAAACTGCGTGAAGTAAGCATTGGTTACCGTCTGCCCATCAAAGCCAACAAGTTCGTGCAAAGCATTAACCTGGCAGTTGTAGCTCGTAACCCTTGGTTGATTTACGCAACGAACCGTAACATCGATCCGTCTGAATTGTCGCAACGGTTTGGTGAGAACGGTCAGCAGCCTGGTACCCGTTCGCTTGGTTTCAATATCCGTTTAGGTCTCTAA
- a CDS encoding SusD/RagB family nutrient-binding outer membrane lipoprotein — MTTIKNKVLALSLLTCLGFMTSCSDFGSENVTPNAASTPVTSALLTEAITGVPPTTATGALLDGVAGRLTSLAPEPRLFAQYWSQTQYPENSLYSTTFSDWSRYYAVTLQDLQTIINYNSDPATKAYVAQFGSNNNQLAIARILKAYMFWVTTDRWGDIPYFNALKQETQVTYDSQQSIYADLFKELKEASAQFDSGTTASGDIIFSGSAAKWKKFANSMRMLMALRIVKVDPTTAKTEFTAAYTDAAGYISTNTDNALVQFTDANQFRNPDNALFDGRNDYAVSDVLVNKLKDLSDPRLPVYAAPTPSGSYAGLPYGLNRNLLIQYTGANEFSSPGTKILAKTQPGYIITASQMLFAKAEAAVRGWITDDATTAYNAAIQASWQQYGVYDATKFAAYTTSAKVAPTTTDFLAKIGDQRWIALYPNGTEAWIEWRRTGYPDLKPTPYAVNESKQIPRRYGYPNTEPTLNTAAYNAAIGKLTNGDKTSSRVWWDK; from the coding sequence ATGACAACGATAAAAAATAAAGTTCTGGCACTCAGTTTACTTACATGCCTGGGTTTCATGACCAGTTGCAGTGATTTTGGTAGCGAGAACGTGACACCGAACGCTGCTTCTACACCGGTTACGTCGGCTCTGCTGACGGAAGCTATTACGGGGGTTCCACCTACAACCGCAACGGGTGCTTTGCTTGACGGTGTTGCTGGACGTTTAACAAGTTTGGCGCCTGAACCACGGTTGTTCGCGCAGTATTGGTCGCAGACGCAGTATCCGGAAAACTCGCTCTATTCAACAACGTTTTCCGACTGGAGCCGCTATTATGCCGTTACGTTGCAGGATCTGCAAACGATCATTAATTACAATTCTGACCCGGCTACAAAAGCATACGTTGCCCAGTTCGGCTCGAATAACAACCAGCTGGCTATCGCTCGTATCCTGAAAGCATACATGTTCTGGGTAACAACGGACCGTTGGGGTGATATTCCATACTTCAATGCGCTGAAGCAGGAAACACAGGTGACCTATGATTCGCAGCAATCAATATACGCGGATCTTTTCAAGGAGTTAAAAGAAGCATCTGCTCAGTTTGACAGCGGTACAACTGCGAGTGGTGATATTATCTTCAGTGGTAGTGCCGCCAAATGGAAAAAGTTTGCCAACTCCATGCGGATGCTGATGGCGCTTCGTATTGTTAAGGTAGACCCAACTACGGCCAAAACCGAGTTTACGGCAGCCTATACGGATGCTGCTGGGTACATTAGCACCAACACCGATAACGCATTAGTGCAGTTTACGGATGCAAACCAGTTCCGCAACCCAGACAACGCACTGTTTGATGGTCGGAATGACTACGCAGTTAGTGATGTACTGGTTAATAAGCTGAAAGATCTGAGTGATCCGCGTCTGCCGGTTTACGCTGCACCAACGCCATCGGGCAGCTACGCTGGATTGCCTTATGGTCTGAATCGTAACCTGTTGATTCAGTATACAGGCGCTAATGAGTTTTCGTCACCTGGTACAAAAATCCTGGCTAAGACGCAGCCTGGCTACATTATCACAGCATCGCAGATGTTGTTTGCCAAAGCTGAAGCGGCCGTGCGTGGATGGATTACAGATGATGCAACGACGGCGTACAATGCCGCTATTCAGGCTTCTTGGCAACAATATGGTGTATATGATGCTACTAAGTTTGCTGCTTACACGACCAGTGCAAAAGTAGCCCCAACTACAACCGATTTCTTGGCTAAGATTGGGGATCAGCGTTGGATTGCTCTTTACCCAAATGGTACAGAAGCGTGGATAGAATGGCGTCGTACAGGTTACCCAGATCTGAAACCTACACCCTACGCAGTAAATGAGAGCAAGCAGATACCACGTCGGTATGGCTATCCAAACACGGAGCCTACGCTCAACACGGCAGCTTATAACGCGGCTATTGGTAAATTGACCAATGGCGATAAAACGAGTTCGCGTGTTTGG
- a CDS encoding glycoside hydrolase family 130 protein, whose amino-acid sequence MSIKATRTGIVLRPDPTRVLFRAFDLGSTTRTLKIIARVGSMTDDEAAQKLDEVIREFGGRHYKLERFLLQRFEQIKPQLLTDEPLTLERKLLLGAYFTMEYSLESAALFNPSMIWHPDQSNVPPGYKRFILSLRATGEGHVSSISFRMGYIDEEGKIVLRKPSRYVTSPEIVSNHRFNRAQFERKLYELRLENSIQEKMMAGLGDEFSLSELESQVKRVTAQYRYNAEYETIASGLLALAKSNYEIHFEEDQSLDERCIFPTSPNETNGIEDARFVRFTDDDGEVTYYATYTAYNGRVTFPQLLETKDFTHFSISTLNGAEVSNKGMALFPRKIGGKYAMISRQDGENIYLMYSDDLYFWQTKELILKPTYNWEYVQLGNCGSPIETEAGWLVLSHGVGPMRKYAVGAFLLDLNDPSKVIGRTSEPILSPDENEREGYVPNVVYSCGGLINGRELIIPYAMSDYASSFATVNVDELLAELVGSATPQLANSQEAVS is encoded by the coding sequence ATGAGTATAAAAGCCACCCGTACCGGCATTGTGCTTCGTCCCGATCCTACCCGTGTTTTGTTTCGCGCGTTCGATTTGGGCAGCACGACCCGCACCTTAAAAATTATCGCCCGCGTAGGCAGTATGACCGATGACGAAGCCGCCCAAAAACTGGACGAAGTAATCCGGGAATTTGGCGGACGGCATTACAAACTGGAACGTTTTTTATTGCAGCGGTTCGAACAGATCAAGCCCCAGTTGCTGACCGATGAGCCATTGACTCTTGAGCGCAAACTACTGTTGGGCGCTTACTTCACGATGGAGTATTCGCTGGAATCAGCGGCTTTGTTTAACCCATCCATGATCTGGCACCCGGATCAAAGTAATGTACCACCTGGTTATAAGCGATTTATACTAAGTCTTCGGGCAACCGGGGAAGGGCATGTCTCGTCAATATCCTTTCGAATGGGTTACATTGACGAGGAAGGTAAAATTGTGTTACGCAAACCTTCCCGGTATGTTACGTCGCCCGAAATTGTATCCAACCACCGGTTCAACCGCGCCCAGTTCGAACGAAAGCTATATGAGTTACGACTCGAAAATAGTATTCAGGAAAAAATGATGGCAGGGCTTGGTGACGAGTTTAGTCTTTCTGAACTCGAAAGCCAGGTGAAGCGGGTTACGGCCCAGTATCGCTACAACGCCGAGTATGAAACCATTGCCAGTGGTTTGCTGGCTCTGGCGAAATCGAACTACGAAATTCATTTTGAGGAAGATCAGAGTTTGGATGAGCGCTGTATCTTCCCTACTTCACCCAACGAAACCAATGGGATTGAAGATGCTCGTTTCGTCCGGTTTACAGACGATGATGGTGAAGTAACGTACTACGCTACTTATACCGCTTACAATGGACGAGTGACTTTCCCTCAATTGCTGGAAACCAAAGACTTCACCCATTTTAGCATCAGCACGTTAAACGGAGCGGAGGTGTCAAACAAGGGGATGGCTTTATTCCCTCGTAAGATAGGAGGGAAGTACGCCATGATTTCCCGGCAGGATGGCGAGAACATCTATCTGATGTATTCCGACGACCTGTATTTTTGGCAGACAAAAGAGCTGATCTTAAAACCGACATACAATTGGGAGTACGTTCAGTTGGGTAACTGCGGATCGCCAATTGAAACCGAAGCCGGATGGTTGGTACTTAGTCACGGCGTTGGGCCAATGCGAAAGTATGCCGTAGGCGCTTTTCTGCTTGACCTTAACGATCCTAGCAAAGTCATTGGTCGGACCAGCGAGCCTATATTAAGTCCCGACGAAAACGAACGAGAAGGGTATGTGCCAAACGTAGTCTATAGCTGCGGAGGGCTTATCAACGGACGTGAATTAATCATTCCATACGCCATGTCTGATTATGCAAGTAGCTTTGCTACGGTCAACGTCGACGAATTATTGGCTGAATTGGTTGGGTCGGCTACCCCGCAACTAGCAAATTCGCAGGAAGCTGTTTCCTAG